Proteins encoded within one genomic window of Formosa agariphila KMM 3901:
- a CDS encoding T9SS C-terminal target domain-containing protein has protein sequence MKKFYAKKIKVYKNIKQYSLLALMLMAFGFYSYGQSAVPFSSRANYTVQGDFTIIGNTNLAPMNPGAGNDSGDMFYVDIDGEPGTVNSSSADINLLDDNGQVANNSNIVYAGLYWTGRPGPDQTFVVNTDNGPKTLNKSVVSLKGPNSGYTTVTANPGDIYYPESVYDNMYIAFADVTDYVKQNGTGSYTVADIALVEGQDLSSNLGIGYYGGWSMVIVYQNPTMKMRNIGVFDGYSFKNVPGDNGYVPARYINLDISNLNTSDIVNAQIGVMAGEGDADLNGDYLATQRNGSTAYNNRLEHSPNTALNFFNSTITVDGSVRNPSGEVYGLDLHKFDLPGSSVAPGQDALSFEYVATKDKYVIYNLTLSFEDNTLPIPPVDATYECLADVPAGEALSAMDNCAPGNEITSLPQDSVNSSDPCNVIITRTWSFTDSCGNTSQVSQTINVVDTTAPIAPEAPADITVACLTDVPADLELEATDNCGAIITATGVDTIVASDGTCNQSVIRTWTFADACGNTSEVTQNIMVVDDIAPIFISGPQDLVYDCDGEQRNPTIDAWVELNGYALAEDNCSEITWTNNYDGESLTCNESVTVEFTATDACGNSISQSATYTLNDVNAPTIDTEPTDLVLECNENSQSTLNTWLMSNGGAIATDICSAEVSWTNDFDPAAFTLEACGVDNATTVIFSTYDDCGNIATTTATITVIDETAPTVPTNVPADVTVECYEDIPAMINLTATDFCAGEITVPGVDTEDNTDPTNIIITRTWTFADACGNTSEVSQIITVNDQTAPVLDGAAPADLALECVSDVPAMEALTATDNCSGIITSNGTETINDTDACNIIITRNWIFADESGNTTEVSQTITVKDETAPVVDNTPADLTLDCSDEIPAIGSLTATDNCAGIITSQGTETVDDSNPIYTVITRTWTFADACGNTTEATQTITVEKDDTAPVVDNAPADVTVECIDDVPTMEALTATDDCSGTITSNGTETINDADACNVIITRNWVFTDNSGNSTDVSQTITVADTQAPIVPTIPADVTIDCADELPAMIDLTAQDNCGSMVTVSPVDVTNDTDACNIIITRTWTFEDACGNVSTGSQIINVIDETAPTFIAEATDIVFNCDGEQRNPTIDAWVELNGYALAEDNCSEVTWSNNYDSTADICNGAVEVIFTATDACGNSVDTAATYTIIDELAPEITTQAQDITLECGDSNITDIQNWLNTNGGAMAQDVCSDVIWSNDFDSSALDNATDVTVTFTASDACGNMSTTSATIILTDNIAPIIETPAQDLVVECNEDAADVINAWLATNGGAMATDNCSDITWTNNFTSGATTVTFIATDANGNSVTTTATITYMDDSAPILDTPAQDLVVECNEDATNVINAWLANNGGATATDYCSDIIWSNDFSNGATTVTFTATDANGNSVTTTATITYMDDSAPIIETAAQDIVVECNENPDDIINAWLTSNGGATATDYCSDITWTNDFTFGATTVTFTATDANGNSVTTTATITYMDDTAPILETPAQDLVVECNENAADVINAWLATNGGATATDYCTDITWTNDFTEGATTVTFTVIDAAGNFVTTTATITYIDETAPVVDNAPVDTTYACIDDVPTLDALTATDACDGTITAEGTETIDNADACNVTITRTWMFTDASNNSTTTTQVITVIDDVAPTATAPADVTVECTDDVPAMIDITATDNCGATITSTGVDTVNDIDSCTSVITRVWSFTDACGNTSEVSQIITVADVTAPVLVNSLDTNVTVNCAPLPEKPELEFTDNCSTNVNVVYTEDNTSTGAAYENYQVIRDWTVSDSCGNTAVYTQTINVNVLQAPVLEYDSRCTEGGAIDLDSYLADSDENGTWVVDSGDATLNGSIFDPINVEVGTYVFTFTEADGCANQTTVTIEVNEDCVEPTCDPIVSTSVTPNGDQWNEYFTVTGLDRCGFVIDVEIYNRWGSLVFKAQDYQNNWNGKGGNGGFGSSEILPTGTYYYIVTLKNSGLKPLTGPIYLGTGTK, from the coding sequence ATGAAAAAATTTTACGCTAAGAAAATTAAAGTTTATAAAAACATAAAACAGTATTCGCTGTTAGCATTAATGCTAATGGCTTTTGGTTTTTATAGCTATGGTCAGTCAGCAGTACCATTTAGCTCGAGGGCTAATTATACTGTACAAGGAGATTTTACTATAATAGGTAATACAAACCTTGCTCCTATGAACCCAGGAGCGGGTAATGATTCTGGAGATATGTTTTATGTGGATATAGATGGAGAACCTGGTACGGTTAACTCTTCGTCTGCAGACATTAATCTTTTAGATGATAATGGACAGGTAGCTAACAATTCTAATATTGTATATGCCGGATTATATTGGACAGGACGTCCAGGTCCAGACCAAACGTTTGTTGTAAACACAGACAATGGTCCAAAAACATTAAATAAATCAGTGGTATCTTTAAAAGGCCCTAATTCAGGATATACAACGGTAACCGCAAATCCTGGAGATATTTACTACCCTGAAAGTGTATACGATAATATGTATATTGCATTTGCAGATGTTACCGATTATGTTAAACAAAACGGTACGGGTAGTTATACTGTTGCCGATATCGCCTTGGTTGAAGGTCAAGACCTTTCGTCTAACCTAGGTATCGGATATTACGGAGGATGGAGTATGGTTATTGTTTACCAGAATCCAACTATGAAAATGCGTAATATTGGTGTTTTCGATGGTTATTCTTTTAAAAATGTACCTGGTGATAATGGATATGTACCAGCAAGATATATTAATCTAGATATTAGCAACTTAAACACTTCGGATATTGTTAACGCCCAAATAGGCGTTATGGCCGGAGAAGGTGATGCTGATTTAAATGGTGATTATTTAGCTACTCAACGAAATGGGAGTACAGCTTATAATAACCGACTGGAACATAGTCCGAATACCGCATTAAACTTTTTTAATTCTACAATAACTGTTGACGGCTCTGTAAGAAACCCTAGTGGTGAAGTATATGGGTTGGACTTACATAAATTTGATCTTCCAGGCTCAAGTGTTGCCCCTGGACAAGATGCATTATCTTTCGAATATGTAGCAACTAAGGACAAATATGTAATTTATAACTTAACCTTATCTTTTGAAGATAACACCTTACCAATACCTCCTGTAGATGCAACTTATGAGTGTCTTGCAGATGTTCCTGCCGGAGAGGCATTAAGTGCAATGGATAATTGTGCTCCTGGAAATGAAATTACTTCGCTTCCTCAGGATAGTGTTAACTCTAGTGATCCTTGTAATGTTATTATTACACGTACTTGGTCATTCACAGATTCTTGTGGTAATACATCGCAAGTTTCTCAAACTATTAATGTAGTCGACACGACTGCTCCTATTGCGCCAGAAGCTCCTGCAGATATAACGGTTGCTTGTTTAACAGACGTTCCTGCAGATCTTGAATTAGAAGCAACAGATAATTGTGGAGCTATTATAACTGCAACAGGTGTAGACACTATAGTCGCTTCAGATGGTACATGTAACCAATCCGTAATTCGTACATGGACTTTTGCAGATGCTTGTGGTAATACTTCAGAAGTAACACAAAACATAATGGTGGTTGATGATATCGCTCCTATATTTATTAGCGGACCTCAAGACCTTGTTTATGATTGTGATGGAGAACAAAGAAATCCAACAATTGATGCTTGGGTAGAACTTAACGGATATGCTTTAGCAGAAGATAATTGTTCTGAGATTACTTGGACAAACAATTACGATGGTGAAAGTTTAACATGTAACGAATCGGTTACTGTAGAATTTACAGCTACAGATGCATGTGGAAACTCAATTTCACAATCTGCAACATACACACTTAACGATGTTAATGCACCAACTATAGATACTGAACCAACAGATTTAGTATTAGAATGTAATGAAAATTCACAAAGTACTTTAAATACTTGGTTAATGTCTAATGGTGGAGCTATAGCAACAGATATTTGTTCTGCAGAGGTATCATGGACTAACGATTTTGATCCAGCTGCTTTCACTTTAGAAGCTTGTGGTGTAGACAACGCAACTACAGTTATTTTCTCAACGTATGACGATTGTGGGAATATAGCAACAACTACTGCAACTATTACGGTAATCGATGAGACTGCTCCAACAGTACCAACTAACGTACCTGCAGATGTTACTGTAGAATGTTATGAAGATATTCCTGCTATGATTAATCTTACTGCAACAGACTTTTGTGCTGGTGAGATTACTGTACCTGGTGTAGATACAGAAGATAATACAGATCCAACTAACATTATTATAACGCGTACTTGGACATTCGCAGATGCTTGTGGAAACACTTCTGAAGTTTCTCAAATAATAACAGTAAACGATCAAACTGCTCCTGTTTTAGATGGTGCTGCTCCTGCAGATTTAGCCTTAGAGTGTGTATCAGATGTTCCTGCAATGGAAGCATTAACGGCAACAGATAATTGTTCTGGAATAATTACTTCTAACGGAACTGAAACTATTAACGACACAGATGCTTGTAATATTATCATTACTCGTAACTGGATATTCGCTGATGAAAGTGGAAACACTACTGAAGTTTCTCAAACCATAACCGTTAAAGATGAAACGGCTCCTGTAGTAGATAATACTCCTGCAGATTTAACTCTTGATTGTAGTGATGAAATACCTGCAATAGGATCGTTAACTGCTACAGACAATTGTGCTGGAATTATAACTTCTCAAGGAACAGAAACAGTAGATGATTCTAATCCTATTTATACAGTTATAACACGAACTTGGACTTTTGCTGATGCTTGTGGAAACACTACGGAAGCTACTCAAACTATAACAGTAGAAAAAGATGACACTGCTCCTGTAGTTGATAATGCACCTGCAGATGTTACTGTAGAGTGTATTGATGATGTTCCTACAATGGAAGCATTAACTGCAACAGATGATTGTTCTGGTACTATTACATCTAACGGTACAGAAACAATTAACGATGCTGATGCTTGTAATGTAATCATTACTCGTAACTGGGTATTTACAGATAACAGCGGAAATTCTACAGACGTATCTCAAACCATTACAGTAGCAGATACTCAAGCACCAATTGTACCTACAATTCCTGCTGATGTAACTATTGATTGTGCAGATGAATTACCAGCAATGATAGACTTAACTGCTCAAGACAATTGTGGTTCTATGGTAACAGTATCTCCTGTAGATGTTACAAACGACACAGATGCTTGTAATATTATAATTACACGTACTTGGACTTTCGAAGATGCTTGTGGTAATGTAAGTACAGGGAGTCAAATTATTAATGTTATAGACGAAACAGCTCCTACATTTATTGCGGAAGCTACAGATATCGTATTTAATTGTGATGGAGAACAAAGAAATCCAACTATCGATGCTTGGGTAGAGCTTAACGGTTATGCTTTAGCAGAAGACAATTGTTCTGAAGTAACTTGGTCAAACAATTACGATTCTACTGCAGACATCTGTAACGGTGCTGTAGAAGTAATCTTTACAGCGACTGATGCATGTGGAAACTCAGTAGATACAGCAGCAACTTATACTATTATAGATGAACTTGCTCCTGAGATTACTACACAAGCTCAAGACATAACTTTAGAATGTGGAGACTCAAATATTACAGACATTCAAAATTGGTTAAACACAAATGGAGGTGCAATGGCACAGGACGTTTGTTCTGATGTAATTTGGAGTAATGATTTTGACTCTAGTGCTTTAGATAATGCTACTGACGTTACGGTTACTTTTACTGCTTCTGATGCATGTGGAAACATGAGCACAACTTCAGCAACAATTATCCTAACAGATAATATTGCTCCTATTATTGAAACACCAGCTCAAGATTTAGTAGTAGAATGTAACGAAGATGCTGCAGATGTTATTAATGCATGGTTAGCTACTAACGGTGGTGCAATGGCAACTGATAATTGTTCAGACATTACTTGGACTAACAATTTTACAAGTGGTGCAACAACTGTAACATTTATAGCTACCGATGCTAATGGTAACTCAGTAACGACTACTGCTACTATTACGTATATGGACGACTCTGCTCCTATTCTTGACACTCCTGCACAAGATTTAGTAGTAGAATGTAACGAAGACGCTACAAATGTTATCAATGCATGGTTAGCAAATAACGGTGGTGCAACAGCAACTGATTACTGTTCAGACATTATTTGGTCTAACGACTTCTCAAATGGTGCTACAACTGTAACTTTTACAGCTACCGATGCTAATGGTAACTCAGTAACGACTACTGCTACTATTACGTATATGGATGACTCTGCTCCTATTATAGAGACAGCTGCTCAAGATATCGTAGTAGAATGTAACGAAAATCCTGATGATATCATTAACGCATGGTTAACGTCTAACGGAGGTGCTACAGCAACTGACTACTGTTCAGATATTACTTGGACTAACGATTTCACATTTGGTGCTACAACAGTAACGTTTACAGCTACCGATGCTAATGGTAACTCTGTAACAACTACTGCTACCATTACTTATATGGATGATACAGCTCCTATTCTTGAAACACCAGCACAAGATTTAGTTGTAGAGTGTAACGAAAATGCAGCTGATGTTATTAATGCATGGTTAGCTACTAACGGTGGTGCAACAGCAACTGATTACTGTACTGACATTACTTGGACTAACGATTTTACAGAAGGTGCTACAACTGTAACCTTTACTGTTATCGATGCTGCTGGTAATTTCGTAACAACTACAGCTACGATTACTTATATTGATGAAACTGCTCCTGTAGTAGATAACGCTCCAGTAGATACAACATATGCTTGTATAGACGATGTTCCTACTTTAGACGCATTAACAGCTACAGATGCATGTGATGGAACTATAACTGCTGAAGGAACTGAAACTATAGACAATGCAGATGCTTGTAACGTAACAATTACTCGTACTTGGATGTTTACAGATGCTAGTAATAATTCTACAACTACAACGCAAGTTATTACAGTTATAGATGATGTTGCACCTACAGCAACTGCACCAGCAGATGTTACAGTAGAATGTACAGACGATGTACCAGCAATGATTGATATTACTGCAACAGACAACTGTGGAGCTACTATAACTTCAACAGGAGTGGATACGGTTAACGATATCGATTCTTGTACTAGTGTAATCACTAGAGTATGGTCGTTTACTGATGCTTGTGGTAACACATCTGAAGTTTCTCAAATTATAACTGTAGCAGATGTTACTGCTCCAGTATTAGTAAATAGTTTAGATACTAATGTTACGGTTAACTGTGCTCCTCTTCCTGAGAAACCAGAATTAGAGTTTACAGATAACTGTTCTACAAATGTAAATGTTGTATATACTGAGGATAACACGTCTACAGGTGCAGCATACGAAAACTATCAAGTTATTAGAGATTGGACAGTATCAGATTCTTGTGGAAATACAGCAGTGTATACACAAACAATCAACGTTAATGTATTACAAGCTCCAGTATTAGAATACGATTCAAGATGTACAGAAGGTGGTGCTATAGATTTAGATAGCTACTTAGCAGATTCTGATGAAAATGGTACTTGGGTAGTAGACTCTGGAGATGCAACCTTAAATGGTAGTATATTTGACCCTATTAATGTAGAAGTTGGAACTTATGTTTTCACATTCACAGAAGCAGATGGATGTGCTAACCAAACAACGGTTACTATTGAAGTAAACGAAGATTGTGTAGAGCCAACTTGTGATCCTATTGTATCTACATCGGTAACACCAAACGGTGACCAATGGAACGAATACTTTACAGTAACAGGATTAGATAGATGTGGATTTGTAATAGATGTAGAAATCTACAACCGTTGGGGATCATTAGTATTCAAAGCTCAGGATTACCAAAACAACTGGAATGGAAAAGGTGGTAATGGTGGATTCGGAAGTTCAGAGATTTTACCTACAGGAACATACTATTATATTGTAACACTAAAAAATAGCGGATTGAAACCACTAACTGGTCCAATTTACTTAGGAACAGGAACCAAATAA
- a CDS encoding PorP/SprF family type IX secretion system membrane protein → MKILKYHIVAIALLSCTVGMAQQLPQFTQYMYNTISINPAYTGSRETLSVVGLHRSQWVGIDGAPTTQTLSVHSPLNNEKMGLGGSFIHDELGPENFNYLYASFSYTINTGENSKLAFGINAGFTQYSLDQDFRLQNPNDPIIYGIEDRWDPNVGAGVYWHSTRWYLGLSAPRILNNDYATNEYEALERVSYYLTGGYVFNLGDYTKLKPSFLVKATNGAPLSYDLSANFLFYDKFWIGAGFRHNSGVDGNQVNGVSDYEFRGTNAIAGMIDFQVSKQLRIGYTYESPINSEIKYYQSGTHEILLMFELFKERRIKSPRYF, encoded by the coding sequence ATGAAAATTTTAAAGTATCACATAGTAGCTATTGCATTATTGAGTTGCACGGTTGGGATGGCACAACAGTTGCCTCAGTTTACACAATACATGTATAACACTATTTCTATTAACCCTGCATATACAGGAAGTAGAGAAACATTAAGTGTAGTTGGACTTCATAGAAGCCAATGGGTTGGTATCGATGGTGCCCCTACTACACAAACACTTTCTGTTCACAGCCCGCTTAACAACGAAAAGATGGGATTAGGAGGTTCGTTTATACATGATGAACTGGGACCAGAAAATTTCAATTATTTATATGCTAGTTTCTCTTATACCATTAATACGGGAGAGAATTCTAAATTAGCTTTTGGTATTAACGCTGGGTTTACTCAGTATAGTTTAGACCAAGATTTTAGATTACAAAACCCTAACGATCCAATTATCTATGGTATAGAAGATCGTTGGGATCCTAATGTAGGTGCTGGTGTATACTGGCATTCTACAAGATGGTATTTAGGTCTATCGGCTCCAAGAATTCTTAATAACGATTATGCAACTAACGAATACGAAGCTTTAGAGCGTGTGAGTTACTATTTAACTGGAGGGTATGTGTTCAACCTTGGAGACTACACAAAACTTAAACCTTCATTTTTAGTAAAAGCAACTAACGGTGCTCCGTTATCTTACGACTTAAGTGCAAACTTCTTATTCTACGATAAGTTTTGGATTGGTGCTGGTTTCAGACATAATTCAGGTGTAGATGGAAACCAAGTTAACGGCGTTTCAGACTACGAATTTAGAGGTACAAATGCTATTGCAGGTATGATTGACTTTCAAGTGTCTAAACAACTTAGAATTGGTTATACATACGAATCTCCGATTAACTCTGAAATCAAATACTACCAAAGCGGAACACACGAAATTTTGTTAATGTTCGAACTATTTAAAGAGAGACGTATAAAATCCCCAAGATATTTCTAA
- a CDS encoding OmpA family protein — MKKKIIFAILALSSTFIFAQKKVADKFFKNYAYVKASDLYQDAVKKGDSSAHVLTRLGDCYYNNSNSEQAAVWYSEAIKKYDDVDPIYYYKYAQSLRSLGQYEDAVVYLEKFNAVQADEDRIDGTDFTNVALYEKLKSTEGVYVELVNLPINTKNSDFGGFEHNGTFYFASTSKKNRDELYAWNNEPFLDIYQSQISESTDGEDASDYSYPNYVNADDINTKYHEASVAITNDGKTMYFTRDNVSNNKKLKADREGTSHLKIYKATYIDSTWQDVKELSINDKVFSTGHPALSPDNKTLYFTSDREGGFGQTDIWKVAILGEDNYGFPVNLGAAVNTEGKEMFPFVAQDETLYFSSDSYLNLGFLDIFKSDILKGGTNVENLGAPYNSGYDDFAFNINPEKGRGYLSSNREGGMGGDDIYSFEICYQHIKGTVRDSRTVLPLAFANVQLIDETGKVIEEQMVGEDGMYSFRVRCNATYNVLGSKADYKDDLQSVSTSLINGNDVITDLNLIPLIIDDEIVLNPIFFDFDKWDIRTDAAYELENIVSVMREHPNMVIKIESHTDSRGPDNYNLTLSDKRAKSTRDYILSREIDPSRIESAIGYGETQLINECANGVKCTKEQHQANRRSKFIILGAQE, encoded by the coding sequence ATGAAGAAAAAAATTATATTCGCTATACTAGCACTTTCAAGTACTTTTATCTTTGCTCAGAAAAAGGTAGCCGACAAATTCTTTAAAAATTACGCTTATGTTAAAGCCAGTGATTTATATCAAGATGCTGTTAAAAAAGGAGATAGTAGTGCACATGTATTAACACGATTAGGAGATTGTTATTATAACAACTCAAATTCAGAGCAAGCTGCCGTTTGGTATTCTGAAGCTATTAAAAAATACGACGATGTAGACCCTATATACTACTACAAATACGCACAGTCTTTACGTAGTTTAGGTCAGTATGAAGATGCTGTTGTCTATTTAGAAAAGTTTAATGCTGTACAAGCTGACGAAGATCGTATTGATGGAACAGACTTTACTAACGTTGCACTTTACGAAAAACTAAAAAGTACAGAAGGTGTTTACGTAGAATTGGTTAATCTACCTATAAATACTAAAAACTCTGACTTTGGAGGATTTGAACACAATGGAACATTTTACTTCGCTTCTACTTCTAAAAAGAATAGAGATGAATTATATGCTTGGAATAACGAACCATTTTTAGATATCTACCAATCTCAGATTTCAGAATCTACAGATGGTGAGGATGCTTCAGATTATAGTTATCCAAACTATGTTAACGCAGACGATATCAATACAAAATATCACGAAGCGAGTGTTGCTATTACTAACGATGGTAAAACCATGTATTTCACTAGAGATAACGTAAGTAATAATAAAAAATTAAAAGCTGACCGTGAAGGTACATCGCACTTAAAAATTTACAAAGCCACTTATATCGATAGTACTTGGCAAGATGTAAAAGAATTATCTATTAACGATAAAGTCTTTTCTACTGGTCACCCTGCTTTAAGTCCAGATAACAAAACTTTATACTTTACTTCAGATAGAGAAGGTGGTTTTGGACAAACAGATATTTGGAAGGTTGCTATTTTAGGAGAAGACAATTACGGATTTCCTGTTAACTTAGGTGCAGCTGTAAATACTGAAGGTAAAGAAATGTTCCCTTTTGTTGCGCAAGACGAAACGTTATACTTTTCTTCAGACAGTTATTTAAACTTAGGATTCTTAGATATCTTTAAATCTGATATCTTAAAAGGCGGTACTAATGTTGAAAACTTAGGAGCACCTTATAATAGTGGTTACGACGATTTCGCTTTTAACATCAACCCTGAAAAAGGTAGAGGATACTTATCTTCTAACCGTGAAGGTGGTATGGGAGGAGACGATATTTATTCTTTCGAAATCTGTTACCAACACATAAAAGGAACTGTTAGAGATAGTAGAACCGTGTTACCATTAGCATTTGCAAATGTTCAGTTAATTGACGAAACAGGTAAAGTTATTGAAGAGCAAATGGTAGGTGAAGACGGTATGTATTCTTTCCGTGTAAGATGTAACGCAACTTATAATGTATTAGGTAGCAAAGCAGATTACAAAGATGACTTACAATCTGTAAGCACATCTTTAATTAACGGAAACGATGTTATTACTGATCTTAACTTAATACCACTTATTATTGATGACGAGATTGTACTTAACCCTATCTTCTTTGACTTCGATAAATGGGATATTAGAACTGATGCTGCTTACGAGTTAGAAAACATTGTAAGTGTTATGAGAGAACACCCTAATATGGTTATTAAAATTGAATCTCATACAGATAGTCGTGGTCCAGATAACTACAACTTAACATTATCTGATAAGCGTGCTAAATCTACTAGAGATTATATCTTATCTAGAGAGATTGATCCTTCTAGAATAGAAAGCGCTATAGGTTACGGAGAAACTCAGTTAATCAACGAATGTGCGAATGGTGTGAAATGTACTAAAGAACAACATCAAGCAAACAGACGTTCTAAGTTTATTATCTTAGGAGCTCAAGAATAA
- a CDS encoding tetratricopeptide repeat protein, whose product MKKQVIVALALSISAFSFAQKKELKAAEKAIKSNNYAEAKAALNQVTPTLSSIDDKYKSKYYFLQAEALYANGAGSAEDVNKAIESLSMVDDSMKGEVAELTSVMQNSFLTKANESFTSGNYKAASTEFEQLYNMVPADTTYLYYSAVSAVQDKDYDTALKHYITLDELGYTGITTEYFATNIETGKEEVMSKENRDLFVKAKSHNKPGQRVTESKQAEITKNIALIYVSQDKSEEALAAIKKARQQDPENIDLILSEANLYLKLEDTEKFSALMEEAIKQQPDNPNLHYNIGVIALKNKDFEQARASFQKALVLKPDYADAALNESTTYIDEGNELIEEMNSLGTSAKDNARYDELRAKKTSLFDQGADALIKYIEKNPNPEPNIYQQLINIYNATGETAKSKEIQAKLDAAK is encoded by the coding sequence ATGAAGAAACAGGTTATAGTTGCCTTAGCTTTATCAATAAGTGCATTTTCTTTTGCACAAAAAAAAGAGCTAAAGGCAGCAGAAAAGGCGATTAAAAGTAACAACTACGCAGAAGCTAAAGCAGCATTAAATCAAGTAACGCCAACACTTTCGTCTATAGACGACAAGTATAAATCTAAATACTATTTCTTACAAGCTGAAGCGTTGTATGCAAATGGTGCAGGTTCTGCAGAGGATGTAAATAAGGCTATCGAAAGTCTAAGTATGGTAGATGACTCTATGAAAGGAGAAGTTGCTGAACTGACTAGCGTTATGCAAAACTCATTTTTAACAAAAGCTAACGAGAGCTTTACTAGTGGAAACTATAAAGCTGCAAGTACAGAATTTGAGCAATTGTATAACATGGTACCAGCAGATACGACGTATTTGTATTATTCAGCTGTAAGTGCTGTTCAAGACAAAGATTACGATACAGCTTTAAAACACTATATCACTTTAGATGAGTTAGGATATACAGGTATTACTACCGAGTATTTTGCTACAAACATCGAGACTGGTAAAGAAGAAGTTATGTCTAAAGAGAACAGAGACTTATTCGTAAAAGCAAAATCTCATAACAAGCCAGGTCAACGTGTAACGGAATCTAAGCAAGCTGAAATTACTAAAAACATTGCTTTAATTTATGTGTCTCAAGACAAAAGTGAAGAAGCTTTAGCTGCAATTAAAAAAGCTAGACAACAAGATCCAGAAAACATTGATTTAATCTTATCTGAAGCAAACTTATACTTAAAGTTAGAAGATACTGAAAAGTTTAGTGCATTAATGGAAGAAGCTATTAAGCAGCAACCAGACAATCCAAACTTACATTACAATATTGGTGTTATTGCTTTAAAAAATAAAGATTTTGAACAAGCTAGAGCATCTTTCCAAAAAGCTTTAGTATTAAAGCCAGATTATGCTGATGCAGCTTTAAATGAGTCTACTACTTATATTGATGAAGGGAACGAGCTTATTGAAGAAATGAACAGTTTAGGAACTAGCGCTAAAGATAACGCTCGTTATGACGAATTACGTGCTAAGAAAACAAGCTTATTTGATCAAGGAGCAGATGCTTTAATAAAGTATATTGAAAAGAACCCAAATCCAGAACCAAATATTTACCAACAATTAATAAATATTTACAATGCGACTGGGGAGACTGCAAAGTCTAAAGAAATCCAAGCTAAATTAGATGCTGCTAAATAA